One Dromiciops gliroides isolate mDroGli1 chromosome 3, mDroGli1.pri, whole genome shotgun sequence DNA segment encodes these proteins:
- the LOC122748381 gene encoding olfactory receptor 2G6-like — protein MKQNNSSQEGFILLGFSDKPQLETVLFVIILVFYILNLVGNMTIILVSSMDPKLHTPMYFFLTNLSLVDLSLTTCIAPQLLVTMGNKDKTMSYSGCVVQLYVSMGLGSTECIILAVMAYDRYAAVCRPLRYAVIMHPQLCLSLAATAWLSGLVTSLIQCSLTIQLPMCGHNQLDHICCEVPVLIRLACVDTTFNEAELFVASVVSLVVPVSLILVSYGYITQAILRIKSASGRRKAFGTCSSHLVVVIIFYGTIIFMYLQPVKSRSKDQGKFVSLFYTVFTPLLNPLIYTLRNKDVKGALRKLILGKILVSEKL, from the coding sequence ATGAAGCAAAACAACAGTTCCCAAGAAGGCTTCATTCTCCTGGGTTTCTCTGACAAGCCCCAATTAGAGACTGTTCTCTTTGTGATTATCTTGGTCTTCTACATCTTGAACCTGGTAGGGAACATGACCATCATCTTGGTTTCTAGCATGGACCCCAAACTCCACACCCCAATGTACTTCTTCCTCACCAATCTGTCCTTAGTAGACCTCTCCTTGACAACCTGCATTGCCCCACAGTTATTGGTCACCATGGGAAACAAAGACAAGACCATGAGCTACAGTGGCTGTGTGGTACAACTCTATGTAtccatggggttgggctccactgaGTGTATTATTCTGGCTGTCATGGCCTATGACCGCTATGCAGCAGTCTGCCGCCCCCTCCGCTATGCAGTCATCATGCATCCTCAGCTCTGCCTGTCACTGGCTGCCACAGCCTGGCTCAGTGGCCTTGTCACCTCTCTGATCCAATGCTCTCTCACCATACAGCTCCCCATGTGTGGTCATAACCAGCTGGACCATATCTGTTGTGAGGTGCCAGTGTTGATCAGGCTGGCCTGCGTGGACACCACCTTCAATGAGGCTGAGCTTTTTGTGGCCAGTGTGGTCTCCCTTGTGGTGCCTGTCTCTCTCATCCTGGTCTCCTATGGCTACATCACTCAGGCCATATTGAGGATCAAATCTGCCTCAGGACGTCGTAAAGCATTTGGGACCTGTTCTTCTCACTTGGTGGTTGTAATCATCTTCTATGGGACCATCATCTTCATGTATCTCCAGCCAGTTAAAAGTAGATCCAAAGACCAAGGAAAGTTTGTGTCCCTCTTCTACACTGTGTTTACACCTTTGTTAAATCCCCTCATCTACACTCTGAGGAACAAGGATGTGAAAGGAGCACTGAGAAAGTTGATACTAGGAAAGATTCTTGTGTCAGAGAAGCTATGA